One Qiania dongpingensis genomic window carries:
- a CDS encoding efflux RND transporter permease subunit, with product MIAKFSVKKPMTVFVAVVLILILGVVSFTEMTPDLLPSINLPYAVVVTTYPGASPEEVETTVTKPVEQSMATLNNIKEVSSTSSENVSLVILEFNDDVDMDSITVDVREKLDQIEGYWDDTVSSPIIMKINPDMLPIVVASVDADDMGVADISKYVEETVQPALEGVDGVASVSASGLLEEQVNVVIRDDQVEKVNDRLKSSISDSLSEAEDALNEAEDKISEGKAQLESQTSQFQSGMVQADQALSEARMQILQGEIALENAEKELASKESEALSQAGYQSIDEMEAGLTSSLEQINSLLSQEASIRDGLTQLEAGISQIDNGLEQVKDGKAVLEEQPDLKAAREGFEAMKAQGIIDDDGNLLIPEDTPGYAETAAEAAALKAGVDLYRSKLAELTAAEADLTSQREALVSKKTEAEAAVAQIDKIKKEGTAAQITSALEGIQALRAGKKQLASTREQLTSAKDTLIAKAQEAGMTKYEAESQLAEAKRQLEDGEKELDEQRETFESSKESALDAADVTDKLTADMISQILTAQNFSMPAGYVTEDGIQYLVRVGNKLEDVEELKNLVLFDPDVEGMEPVRLSDVADVYKSDNSADIYAKINGNDGVVLSIEKQPTYATADVAEAVQKKFEELENSHDGLHFTMLSNQGDYIHLVVDSVLSNLLYGAILAILILLFFLKDLRPTIIIACSIPISVIFAIVLMYFSGVTLNMISLSGLAVGVGMLVDNSVVVIENIYRLRNKGASAIQAAVSGTVQVAGAITSSTLTTVSVFLPIVFIKGMTRQLFTDMALTITYSLAASLIVAVTLVPAMASGMLKKQKEKSHKWFDFMLKGYEKAVSWCLRHRVVTLLAAVGMLVFSVIASMSRGTAYMPAMDSTQISVSLSMPEGSGTEDTKEMADEVIERIMSVDGVETVGAMMGGGGMMSSMSGGSSSESVSIYAILEEGKTVSSQKIAGKIEEACADLDCEVTASGSSMDMSALGGSGVTMKIEGQDLDALQEAAKSAAEKLASIEGITEVDDGIIDPTPELRIVIDKEKAMLQGVTVAQAYMDLQKALKSSSEATELTENSGDYPVIVDDASMENMTTEDIRNYIFTVTGMDGTEKEIALKDIATVEDAQSLSSINRESQRRYVTVSGQVADGYNVGIVSREVEKEFEDFQLPDGCSLVFAGENETIMEAMGQLIKMLLIAVAFIYLIMVAQFQSLLSPFIVMFTIPLAFTGGFLGLFLTGKEVSVIAMIGFVMLAGIIVNNGIVLVDYINQLRKEGTDKRKAIVEAGVTRMRPILMTAVTTILGLMTMAIGVGTGAEMMQPVAIVTIGGLTYATLMTLFVVPVLYDIFNRREMRVIKEEELVVLDD from the coding sequence ATGATTGCGAAATTCAGTGTGAAGAAGCCCATGACGGTTTTTGTGGCCGTGGTGCTGATCTTGATTCTGGGGGTGGTGTCTTTTACAGAGATGACGCCGGATCTTTTGCCCAGCATCAACCTGCCCTATGCGGTGGTAGTGACCACGTATCCCGGAGCGAGTCCGGAGGAAGTGGAAACGACTGTGACGAAACCGGTGGAGCAGTCCATGGCAACCCTTAACAACATAAAGGAAGTGAGTTCCACATCCAGCGAGAATGTATCTCTCGTGATTTTAGAGTTCAACGATGACGTGGACATGGATTCCATAACGGTGGACGTGAGGGAGAAGCTGGACCAGATCGAAGGCTATTGGGATGATACGGTTTCTTCACCTATCATAATGAAGATCAATCCGGATATGCTTCCCATCGTAGTTGCTTCTGTGGATGCGGACGATATGGGAGTGGCCGATATCTCCAAGTATGTGGAAGAGACGGTCCAGCCAGCCCTGGAGGGGGTCGACGGCGTGGCCAGCGTCAGCGCGTCGGGCCTTCTGGAGGAGCAGGTGAACGTCGTCATCCGGGATGACCAGGTGGAAAAGGTCAATGACCGTCTGAAATCCTCCATATCCGATTCTTTGTCCGAGGCGGAGGATGCGCTCAACGAAGCGGAGGATAAGATTTCAGAGGGAAAGGCTCAGCTGGAGAGCCAGACGTCCCAGTTCCAGAGCGGGATGGTACAGGCGGACCAGGCGCTCAGTGAGGCCAGAATGCAGATCCTCCAGGGGGAGATCGCTCTGGAAAATGCGGAGAAGGAGCTGGCTTCCAAGGAAAGCGAAGCTCTTTCCCAGGCGGGATATCAGAGCATAGATGAGATGGAAGCGGGACTTACCTCATCCTTGGAACAGATTAACAGCCTTCTTTCTCAGGAAGCTTCCATAAGGGATGGACTCACCCAGCTGGAGGCGGGGATTTCGCAGATAGACAATGGGCTGGAACAGGTAAAGGACGGTAAGGCGGTTCTGGAGGAACAGCCGGATCTAAAGGCGGCCAGAGAGGGCTTTGAGGCCATGAAAGCCCAGGGAATCATCGATGACGACGGCAATCTGCTGATTCCGGAGGATACTCCCGGGTATGCGGAGACGGCCGCAGAAGCGGCGGCGTTGAAAGCCGGCGTCGATCTGTACCGTTCAAAGCTGGCGGAGCTCACCGCCGCAGAAGCAGATCTGACCTCCCAGAGAGAAGCGCTGGTTTCGAAGAAGACAGAAGCGGAAGCGGCCGTCGCTCAGATTGATAAAATAAAGAAGGAAGGAACGGCGGCCCAGATCACATCGGCCCTGGAGGGAATCCAGGCGCTCCGGGCAGGGAAGAAGCAATTGGCTTCTACCAGGGAGCAGCTGACTTCAGCGAAAGACACCTTGATCGCTAAGGCGCAGGAAGCCGGGATGACCAAATATGAGGCGGAGTCACAGCTGGCAGAGGCAAAACGGCAGTTGGAGGACGGAGAAAAGGAGCTGGATGAACAGCGGGAGACTTTTGAATCATCCAAGGAAAGCGCCCTTGATGCCGCAGATGTGACCGATAAACTGACGGCAGACATGATATCCCAGATTCTGACAGCGCAGAACTTCTCCATGCCGGCCGGCTATGTGACAGAGGACGGCATACAGTACCTGGTCCGGGTGGGGAATAAGCTGGAGGATGTGGAGGAGCTTAAAAATCTGGTCCTCTTTGACCCGGATGTGGAAGGAATGGAGCCGGTCCGCCTGTCGGACGTGGCGGATGTCTATAAAAGCGACAACAGCGCGGATATTTACGCGAAAATAAACGGAAATGACGGTGTGGTGCTTTCCATAGAAAAACAGCCGACTTATGCTACCGCGGATGTGGCGGAGGCTGTCCAGAAGAAATTTGAGGAGCTGGAGAACAGCCATGACGGGCTGCATTTTACCATGCTGTCAAACCAGGGGGATTATATCCATCTGGTGGTGGATTCGGTGCTCAGCAATCTTCTGTACGGAGCGATCCTCGCCATTCTCATCCTTCTGTTCTTCCTGAAGGATCTGAGGCCGACGATCATCATTGCCTGCTCCATCCCTATCAGTGTGATCTTTGCCATCGTACTGATGTATTTTTCCGGCGTTACGCTGAATATGATTTCTCTTTCTGGTCTTGCGGTGGGCGTGGGAATGCTGGTGGACAATTCCGTGGTAGTCATCGAAAATATTTACCGGCTGAGAAATAAAGGAGCCTCTGCGATACAGGCGGCGGTCAGCGGTACCGTACAGGTGGCGGGGGCTATCACCTCTTCCACGCTCACGACAGTCAGTGTGTTCCTGCCGATCGTATTTATTAAGGGAATGACCAGGCAGCTGTTTACGGATATGGCGCTGACGATCACCTACTCGCTGGCGGCCAGCCTGATCGTGGCCGTGACGCTGGTGCCCGCCATGGCTTCCGGGATGCTGAAAAAGCAGAAGGAAAAGTCCCACAAATGGTTTGATTTTATGCTGAAGGGATATGAAAAAGCCGTGAGCTGGTGTCTTAGACACCGTGTGGTGACGCTTCTTGCGGCTGTCGGAATGCTGGTGTTCAGTGTGATCGCGAGCATGAGCCGAGGCACCGCCTATATGCCTGCCATGGACAGCACACAGATTTCCGTTTCCCTCTCCATGCCGGAGGGCTCCGGTACGGAAGATACCAAAGAAATGGCGGATGAAGTGATTGAACGGATCATGTCTGTGGATGGCGTGGAAACAGTCGGGGCCATGATGGGAGGAGGCGGGATGATGTCCTCCATGTCAGGCGGGAGTTCTTCGGAGAGTGTTTCCATATATGCGATCCTCGAAGAGGGAAAGACGGTGTCCAGTCAGAAAATCGCGGGAAAGATTGAAGAAGCCTGTGCAGATCTGGACTGTGAGGTCACCGCAAGCGGCTCTTCCATGGACATGAGCGCCCTGGGAGGCTCCGGCGTAACCATGAAAATCGAAGGACAGGATTTGGACGCGCTCCAGGAGGCGGCCAAGTCGGCGGCCGAAAAACTGGCGTCTATAGAGGGTATCACAGAGGTGGATGACGGGATCATAGATCCGACTCCTGAGCTTCGTATCGTGATAGATAAGGAAAAGGCCATGCTTCAGGGCGTTACGGTCGCCCAGGCTTATATGGATCTGCAGAAAGCTTTGAAATCCAGCAGCGAGGCGACGGAGCTTACGGAGAATTCAGGCGATTATCCGGTGATCGTGGACGACGCTTCAATGGAAAATATGACTACGGAAGACATCCGGAACTATATATTCACAGTGACCGGCATGGATGGAACAGAGAAAGAGATCGCACTCAAGGACATTGCGACGGTAGAAGACGCACAAAGCCTTTCTTCCATTAACAGAGAGAGCCAGAGACGTTATGTGACTGTGAGCGGCCAGGTGGCCGACGGCTACAATGTAGGCATCGTGAGCCGGGAAGTAGAAAAAGAGTTTGAGGATTTCCAGCTTCCCGATGGCTGCAGCCTGGTGTTCGCGGGTGAAAATGAGACCATCATGGAGGCCATGGGCCAGCTGATTAAGATGCTGCTTATTGCCGTCGCTTTCATTTATTTGATCATGGTAGCCCAGTTCCAGTCCCTGCTGTCGCCCTTTATCGTTATGTTCACGATTCCTCTGGCGTTTACAGGCGGTTTCCTGGGTCTGTTCCTGACCGGAAAAGAGGTCAGCGTCATTGCGATGATAGGATTTGTCATGCTGGCAGGAATCATCGTAAACAACGGCATCGTGCTGGTGGATTACATCAATCAGCTGAGAAAAGAGGGGACCGATAAGAGGAAGGCCATCGTAGAGGCCGGCGTTACCCGTATGCGTCCTATTTTGATGACGGCTGTCACGACGATCCTCGGTCTTATGACCATGGCAATCGGAGTGGGGACCGGAGCTGAAATGATGCAGCCTGTGGCGATCGTCACCATCGGCGGGCTCACTTACGCGACGCTTATGACGCTTTTCGTGGTACCGGTGCTGTATGATATTTTCAACCGCAGGGAAATGCGGGTCATCAAGGAAGAAGAGCTGGTGGTATTGGATGACTAA